The genomic region TTCAGATATTTGCTTTACATGCAAGAAAATGCACTGTGGTCAGGTGGCATAGGCCAGACATAACATCAAACAAACAAGAATGCACTGTGGTCAGGTGGCATAGGCCAGACATAACATCAAACAAACAAGAATGCACTGTGGTCAGGTGGCATAGGCCAGACATAACATCAAACAAACAAGAAAGACAGTTCTTACCCCTCTCTTCCACATTACATAACATAGGAACATGTAGCTGTGTTGGAAGTGTTGCATTATGTTCATCTGTTTAGGAGGTGAGATGTATGGCTTAAAGCACAGTAGAAAGATGCAGTTGCAGTTGATATCATAACTGGTATTAAAACAATGAGTGTGTCGTGCTTTGCTGTGAGGCACTATCAGAACATACTATGGGGGCCCTCTTACAGCCAAAGACCGCTTCTGGAAAGTGTGCCTTTAGGATTTCAAAATGTCCTCTTGACATTGAATATTTCGGCCGTCTGTTTGGTCAATTTCAGCCGAAATGCTTTgacattctgacacacacacacacctcattgggTTCTGAGGAGTGTGAGAACATGGAGAGGTGAAAGGTCAACAGGATAAGATGTGACTGAGTTTAGGAGATTTTCTTTAGATGTAGGCCTACcttgtagtgtgactgtttatttGCTTTCTAAACATTCCACATGAAACAGGTTATAAACAGGTTATGCAGTCCCCAAGTTGAAGACCCACAACAGTCAGTTAAATGGGAAGTTCGGTATTTTACAAGTTGTCGAATGGTTTGTCACACTGAAAACGTCTTTCCAAATGTAAAAACACAAACATGGATTACGGTTTCCCCTGATCCATAGACTACTTTTAGGGTGAGGAAGTTTCTTACATAAAATTGTAAAAtactgaacttcccctttaatgaAAATGATGTTTCATTTTTAGAGGACGTTCCTATTATATAGTGGCGAAAGGTTGGTTTGTGCCACACCTGTGATGTTTGAACTGATGCTCACTATCCAAGGCGGccgggtagcctactggttagagcgttggactagtaaccggaaggttgcaagttcaaattcccgagctgacaaggtacaaatctgttcttTGGTGCTCTCTGGGGCTCTCTGGTTGTCTCTGGTGGTCTCTGGCATCTCTGGTGGTCTCTGGCGGTCTCTGGTGGTCTCTGGCGCTCTCTGGTTGTCTCTGGCGCTCTCTGGTGCTCTCTGGCGCTCTCTGGTAGCGCACCTCCTGCATTAGCAATGACTCCCTCTGTCGCTGTCTTTCCCACAGATAGAGATTGGCACACTGGCCCCACTGGATTATAACTACCCTGGCCCTGGTGGCCCTGCATcactggaggaggaagaggaggacgagttGCCCCTAACACCCCAGCTCATCCCCCAAGGCTCAGGGGGGTCTGGGGTACTCATGGGCCCCGACGCACAGGGAGGtctgtatacacacatacacacacccacagcacATACATCGTGTCACCTCACACTATGAGCCTATACACAGGGAGGtctgtatacacacatacacacacccacagcacATCCACTCTGTCACCTCACACTATGAGCCTATACACAGGGAGGTCTgtatacacacacccacagcacATCCACTCTGTCACCTCCCACTATGAATCCATACACACAGGGAGATGAAGGTATGTGTCCAGTACTGACAGTGATACATAACACACAACCTTCCCTCTTAACGCCTACCCATGTAAATCGACCCCTTTTTACAATCATCCTTCATCATTTCCAAATGCATGAGTTCCATTTAACTGTATGACATTAGTTAAATGTGTGGTACTCAACCATAAATCTCATTAACTTTTTGTAATGTCACCTAATCATCATTGTAAACATGACTCACTCGCCCTAAACTGAATCATGGTCCACTGTGCTCTAACCTGTCTCTTCTAACACCTAATCTTGTCTCTAACAAGAGGAGGAGCTGCGCCTGAGTCCCATTGACATTCTTCATATCTCCGGGGACTTTGGGGGTCCCATGGGTTCTGGAGGTTCCGGTGGCTCTGGGGTTTCCGGAGGTTCTGGGGGTTCTGGAGACCTTTTGGCTTCCGGTTCTGGGGACCTTTTGGCTTCTGGAGGCACAGGGGGTTCCAGGGAAATTGGTTCAGCAGGTTCTGGGGATCTTGGTTCTGGGGGTTCCAGGGTCCTTGGTTCCGGAGACTCTGTGGGTTCCGGAGACTCTGTGGGTTCCGGGGACCTTGGATCCGGAAGCTCTGTGGGTTCCGGGGACCTTGGATCCGGAGGCTCTGTGGGTTCCGGGGACCTTGGTTCTGGACGCTCTGGGGGTTCTGGGGACCTTGGTTCTGGAGGCTCTGGGGGTTCCGGAGATCTTGGTTTCCGGGGCTCTGGAGGATCCGGCACCCTCCTAGGCTCAGGGGGTTCCGGGGTCATATTGGGTTCCAGTACTGGGGGTTCTGGAGGTTCTGGAGGTTCCGGGGACTCAGGAATAATAATTATATCTGGAGGTCAGTACCTGTACTTTTACAGACTACACTGTAGAAGTATACAGATAGTTGGTTGGGCCTATAGTGGCCTTGTGAACCTAGTACAGTTCCAAGCACTGATTGATACGCTAAAACTATATGGGATTTCATTGCATTTCTAAATTTGCCTTTTCATTTAACTGCTTTGTGCTGGTTAAATGTGGATTGATAATGCTTTCTTGTGACTTGCTACTTGTCGTCATTGTAAACCCTGTGTAATTGCTTTGTCACTTACAGTATCGTTATCATTGTAAACATCGCTCATTGTCCTACCATTGTCATTGTAAATGTCACTCATTGTCCAACCATTGTCATTGTAAACATCACTCATTGTCCTACCATTGTCATTGCATTACATACCATAAGTTCCTAATCATTGTCAACCTAACCCACTGTCAAACCATGTTTgagaatgattgattgattggctgaTTGAATGATTGTTGATTGACAGTCCATCCCATCCCATGAGAAGCACTAACCTGTCTCCTAACCCCTCCTCTTGGCTCTAATAAGAGGAGGAGCTGCCCCTCATTCCTGACACTACCCCCCAAGAGGCATCGGGTGCTTCTGGGGAGTCTGGGGCCTCTGGCACCTCAGGGGCCTCAGGGCCTGGGGACTCCGACTCTGGTGGGTCAGAGGTCACATTAATCCCTGACCCTGAAGGTCAGTACCACCATATAAAGAAACAATAAGAAAACAGATCTCTATGGTATCAACCCATCGTATCATATGTGTAAGGATAACAGGGGTAAAGATCCCGAAAACATTGAGCAGAAAGCATGCTCTGCTGCCATGTCCGTATTTGGACAAGAGAAGGTGACCAAATAATCTGGTCAAGACATGCTTTTCAAAGGATTTGTGGTTGACAAGTATGAATCTCCAATTCCAGCAAAGAACACTGTTCCAATGTACCTACAGTTAAAGTAGAaggtttacataaaccttagccagatacatttaaactctgtttttcacaattcctatcatttaatcctagtaaaaattcttaggtaagttaagatcaccactttattttaagaatgtgaaacatcagaataatagtagaaattgatttatttcagcttttatttctttcatcacattctcattgggtcagaagtttacatacactcaattagtatttggtagcattgcctttcaattgtttatcttgggtcaaatgttttgcgtagctttccacaagcttcccacaataagttgggtgaattttggcccattcctcctgacagagctggtgtaactgagtcaggtttgtaggcctccttgctcgcacaatctttttcagttctgcccaaaaaatttctatgggattgaggtcagggatttgtgatggccactccaataccttgactttgttgtccttaagccatttgccacaactttggaagtatgcttggggtcattgttcatttggaagatccatttgtgaccaagctttaacttcctgactgatgtcttgagatgttgcttcaatatatccacataattttctatcctcatgatgccatctattttgtgaagtgcaccagtccctccttcagcaaagcacccccacaacataatgctgacacccccgtgcttcactgttgggatggtgttccttggcttgcaagcctccctctttttcctccaaacataacgatggtcattatggccaaacagttctatttttgtttcatcagaccagaggacatttctccaaaaagtataatctttgtcctcatgtgcagttgcaatccgtagtctggcttttttatgccagttttggagcagtggcttcttccttactgagcggcctttcaggttatgtcgacataggactcgttttaatgtggatatagatacttttgtacctgtttcctccagcatcttcacaaggtcctttgctgttgttctgggattgatttgcacttttcgcaccaaagtacgttcatctctaggagacagaaagcatctccttcctgagcggtaagacagctgcgtggtcccatggtgtttacacttgcgtacttttgtttgtagagatgaacgttgtaccttcaggcatttggaaattgctcccaaggatgaaccagacttgtggaggtctacagttttttttctgatgtcttggctgatttattttgatttccccatgatgccaagcaaagaggcactgagtttgaaggtatgccttgaaatacatccagaggtacacctccaattgactcaaatgatgtcaactagcctatcagaagcttctaaagccttgacataattttctggaattttcttatctgtttaaaggcacagtcaacttagtgtatgtgttaaggttttcttccggtgaaggagaggaggaccaaaatgcagcgtggttatctcgatacatctttaataaagataataacgaacaatacaaaccgtgaaaaaaacaaaacagccctatctggtgcaaacaaacacagagacaagaacaatcacccacgaaacactcaaagaatatgtcCTCCTaaatatggtcagggcgtgacagcatgtaaacttctgacccactggaattgagatacagtgaaataatctgtatgtaaacaattgttggaaaaatgaattgtgtcatgcacaaagtagatgtgctaaccaacttgccaaaactatagtttgttaacaagacatttgtggagtggttgaaaaacgagttttaatgactccaacctaagtgtatgtaaacttcccacttcaactgtatttatattAAACATATATCAACATAACATCATTTGATTAACTCTCAAAATCCATTCCCAAGATTCCATTTAACTATTACCTCATTTAATCAGTTAAATGTGTCATAAACAACGACAACAACATAACTCCCTTGCTATTTGTGACTTCTCACTGTGGCAAACAGCACTTGTTGTCGTGTCACTGTCCATGCTGTTTCCAACCTGTCTCCTACCTCATCTCTATCTCTAACAAGAGGAGGAAGTGCTCCTGACTACTCCGAAAACCCCTCAGGAGTCTGGAGGTACAGTAGGCTCAGGGGGCTCTGGGTTGCCAGAGGTTGACTTGGACATTAAAGGTCAGTATCCAGCACGAACACTAACTATTCAATCAAAacctgtaaccaggcttctggggtTATAGGGTCTATTCTACTTcactatacagtatatggtgTCTATCACATTCCCATATCCAAACATATTTTCTCGTATCTTTATACGAGTTGTCTCTTCCATTTCACCCCAGAAACCCTGGTTTTGATTGAATAGGGTTATTGAATCTTATGTGCCTCCTGTTAAAACTGACCACAAACTGTGTTGAAGCCATATGTATCTGTAATGTCCGTTACACAATGTCTTGTCCTTACCTGTCACAAGCACtgtcatgtgtctgtctgtatcatgTGTTTACTATCAAGTTGCTCTACGATATGAGTCTGTAACATCTGTTATCGTCATCTTCACCAAACGTCTGTGTTATAACCTGTCCCGAACACCATTAACACAATATGTCTAACATTGGAAATGCACTACACCTCAACCATAGCACCTCAGCAACAACCCTCATAATGTGCACACCTTGGTCACATCAAAAGCTGCATCCAATCCAGACTTAACAACATTTCTTGATGCAAGAGGTAAAACAAACAAATCATATCAACACTGAGTGCACGTCTCCACCATTCTACAAACCCATTGTTACTGCATCGAAGGCTGGTGGCCTAAACTTCCTCACACAACATCTCAGACCTAGCAACTGTTCTCTCAAGTGTATCGCCTACCTCCTTCTTACTTccttgtcctgtctgtctgtcccaggtATGCCTACCTGCCTGCTGTGCACCTGTCTGGGTGGTTCTGTCTACTGTGATGATGTGAAGCTGACGAGCGTGCCGCCTCTCCCCAAAGAGACCACTCACTTCTACGCCCGCTACAACCACATCACCAAGATCAACAAGGGCGACTTTGCTCAGATGAGTAGGTGTCACATGTTAAAGGCACAGCCTGTGAGATTTCCTGCTGTTCAATGGCTGTTTCAATTAATGAAACCACGTGGAACAGTCTGAGTACTTTACCTTCTCTCTCTTGCAGACAAGCTGAAAAGGATCGACTTGACCGCCAACGAGATTGCATCCATCGCCGATGATGCGTTCTCCGGCCTGCCCGTGCTGGAGGAGCTGGTGCTCCGTGAGAATGGCGTGTCACAGCTGCCTGCCCTTCCGCCCGTGATGACCCTCATCGACGCCAGCCACAACAACATTGGCGCCACAGGCATCCACAAAGAGGCTTTCAAGGTATGTAGGTCTGGCAAGGATCACAAACAATGTATTTGCTCTTTCCCAGCATTATCACATTTGATTCCCCTAATGGACTAATCACCAAGCCCTTGATGAGTTGAATCATGTGTGAGTGCTGGgatgaaacaaaaacaggtaTGTATTGAGAGACTGTCTGGCATAAATGACTCCTCTAAATGTAAACACTGTGTTTTGTTTAGGACATGACGGGTCTGCTGTACCTGTACCTAACAGACAACCACATCGACCACATCCCTGTGCCCCTACCGGACAGCCTGCGCTCTCTGCACCTACAGGTACCTGCACTTCTGCCTCTTTACTATCCTCTTGTGGGTGATGTGGGAACTATAGGATTACCCCAGTGTACACTGGTGGTGACTAGAGGGATTTTTGCTCAACTGACTACCATATCCCCTCGATCTGCAAGCTGTTTCAAAACATTCTGGCCAATACTCCGCCATCAGTTTCAGTTATTAGGGGAAATTGTTGTATATTTAAACTGTACTTTTCTCCAGCACTGTGTCAGACCTGTGCAGAATCTCAAACAAGCATTAGTTTGTCTTGCATTGTTTTTTAAGGCCCATAGATGAATTAATGTGTTGTTTCAAAGTATTTTCTTAACCTTCCAATGCCTTGTTTTCCAGCGCAACAATATTCAGATGATACACGAGGACACGTTCTGCAACCTGAAAGACTTCAACTACATCAGGAACGCACTGGAGGACATTCGCCTGGACGGCAACCCCATCAACCTCAGCAGGACCCCACAGGCCTATGTGTGTCTGCCCCGCGTCCCCATCGGAGCCCACATCTAACCACACACTGATCAATACACACGCATCTTTACACAGCTAAACTCATTGTCTACGAGACATATGTacataccatacacacacacatcctaaaagTTGTCCAGTCTGTCAGTTCATTTGCAATCTGCACATACAGTAATCACCGGAACACACTACCTACCTTCCCTAAATTAAGTCTGATCAGTTGTTGATCGCATACAtaacacacagtgagagagatgGTGCGTATCTCTcattcctacacacacacacacacacacacacacacacacacaaatacacaccagATATATTTTTGTCAAAAGCCAAACTGTTCAGCAACTTGAAGCAAACAAAAAGACAATGAAAATGTGACATTTTATTGATCCAACAATCGAACATTGTTTCATGTCTGTTCATGACTGGCAACGACAACCAGTAATATTgtttaaatatgtttttgtaaAGGAAAAAAAATTATATTACAGAAATCTAAcactatttaaaaaaacaattatACTAGCATAAACGAATTGAAGCTTACTGGAACGCTAATTTGAATACCAATGCATTAAAAGAAGCAATTAAACAAGCATCTGTAAAGTCTGTACtgtaatataaaaatatattctgAAGTCACTTTTTTTTACATGAACTGCAATATTTGGCATATTACATTTCAGTTCTTGTTATGACCACAATAGCCTATATCAATAAAGATCAAGACTATTGTATGaccaagggggaggggggggtgttgGGTGTGGATGGGGTTAACAAGAAGAAACAGCCTGCTATTGTGTGCTTTGTATGGAAATACCACAATTGAATAAAGTTGTTTTGATGACCTCAATGGCTTAACATTTTAATTGAGAATTGACCGGTAAGGTGTGTAGCTGCAAAGTGATTTTGAATGAATTGATTGAGTACAACTGTTTAGGCAGT from Oncorhynchus kisutch isolate 150728-3 linkage group LG9, Okis_V2, whole genome shotgun sequence harbors:
- the LOC109878554 gene encoding uncharacterized protein LOC109878554, with protein sequence MRMLEGLILGLFVLNAVVANPRFARQVDFDTYDSANYDVDLENLNLENPNVFDYQDGLTIDEPQIEIGTLAPLDYNYPGPGGPASLEEEEEDELPLTPQLIPQGSGGSGVLMGPDAQGEEELRLSPIDILHISGDFGGPMGSGGSGGSGVSGGSGGSGDLLASGSGDLLASGGTGGSREIGSAGSGDLGSGGSRVLGSGDSVGSGDSVGSGDLGSGSSVGSGDLGSGGSVGSGDLGSGRSGGSGDLGSGGSGGSGDLGFRGSGGSGTLLGSGGSGVILGSSTGGSGGSGGSGDSGIIIISGEEELPLIPDTTPQEASGASGESGASGTSGASGPGDSDSGGSEVTLIPDPEEEEVLLTTPKTPQESGGTVGSGGSGLPEVDLDIKGMPTCLLCTCLGGSVYCDDVKLTSVPPLPKETTHFYARYNHITKINKGDFAQMNKLKRIDLTANEIASIADDAFSGLPVLEELVLRENGVSQLPALPPVMTLIDASHNNIGATGIHKEAFKDMTGLLYLYLTDNHIDHIPVPLPDSLRSLHLQRNNIQMIHEDTFCNLKDFNYIRNALEDIRLDGNPINLSRTPQAYVCLPRVPIGAHI